From the Paenibacillus sp. MMS20-IR301 genome, the window TCTGGGCCTCAGTCACATCGCCCGTGACACTCTCCCAGCCGGCGGTGGCGACATCCATCGGCCGGGGCTGATGGTACGTTAAAGTAACAATGCTGCCCGCATTGCCCTTGACAACCGCCTCATCAACCATCGCCTGGCGCAGGGCGGGGAAATCTCCACCGGTGTAATAAGCGAAATCCGAACCCCATAATGCCGGGTAATAACCGCTCAGCTCCGCAGCTGTGTCATACCACAGCGAAGGCTCTTCATAATAATTATGCTGTCCTGTATAGACTGCATTGCCGACTGTAGCATAGAGCCGGTCCAGCAGTGCTGCCGTTTCTTCCGACGCCCCCGGATTTACAGGAAACATCTTGCCCGTGGCCATCTGAAGCGTACCCGCCGCTGAGACAGCAGTCCCTTCGCTGACCGCCCTTACTTCAATCTCATAGAGACTCTCAGGCGAAAGGCCTTCCAGGTTGTATGCGTATACGGAATGTCCGGGGATATAGGGTGCTGTCACCCGGCTCCATTCTGTGTCCGCAGTCTTTTTGTAGGAAATCTGATAACTCCTGACGCCAAAAGGTCCGGTGGAGGCCAGCCATTCCAGCTCTGCCGACACTCCGTCTGCTGACTTCACCCTCAGTCCGGCGGGTGCCGCAGGAGCAAGCTCATCCGGAAGCTCCGGCAGCCTGCCGGCAAAGACCTGATCCAAGAATTGGTTACCTCCTGTCCCGTTCCTTGCGGTTATCTGCATATAGACATCGCTATCCGCTGCACTCAGCTGCGTTTCTGAACGTGTCCATGAAGACCCGGTATCCGTACTGAGCGGAAGCACTGCTGCTGAATCCGCTGCATACACGCTTATGCTGACCGTCAAGGCTTCAGGCGGGACCGCCGCAGATTTGCTCCAATAGGAGACCAGGTAATCCCCTTTCCCGGTTACGGGTATCCCGGGGCTGCTTATTGCCGAATGGACGGCCAGCTGTGCCGCATACTGGCCTGCATACGTTCCGTAGACGGTCGTCTGTACAGCTCCGTTCCCGGTCCACGGTTCAATAGCCCCTGTCTCGAAATCCCCGCCCTCAAGCAGATTCTGCCCCGGCGTTGCTTCCAGGCCCATCAAGGCATCTGAAGTATTGCCAGCCGTATCCTTGGACCTAAGCATTAGAGCATACACTGTGAACGGCTCCAGGTTCTGCAAAGTATAGGTATACGATGTGACCGTCTGCTGATGCGGGACAGACACTGTATTCCAGCCGGAATCCGTTGTTTTTTTGTAGGACAGCTGGTATGCTTCTACCGCCATATCATCCGTCGAGCCTGCCCAGGACAGCTTCAGCGAGTCCGGCTCATGCTCTGCCTTCCAGCTGCCGGGTGTGGTGGGCCGTTCAATATCTACGTTCTCCCGGATCAGTGCATCGTCGATATAATAATCCCTGGCCGTGTTATTCCAGAACGAGAAGCGGATATACTGGACCCCGGGGCCTGGTGTATACAACAGCTGCTTATATTCCCACTGGCCTGAACCCGAGAAATAGAGATATTCCTTCGTCTGCTGCGGGCCGAAAGCATCCAGATCAATCACAGCATTCGTCACTCCGCCGGCGGCAAATTTGACCCACAGGCCGACGCGGTACGTCTTTCCCTCCTGCACCGCTACAGCTGCTGAAGCGCCTCCTGTATTCCTTTTCACCTGAAGGCTCTTGGCGCCCCCATGGTGCTCGGCGGTTGTCACCACCGGACTCCCCCATTTCTCCCAAGATACATCCCCCGCTTCAAAGCCGGGATTGCTAAGCAGATTCTCACCAGCCGCCTGCGATACCGGCGGCGGCAGAATGATTGATGCAGCAAACAGAGCGAAGGCCAGGCAGACATGCAACCATTTCATGCTCGTTCGTGCAGCCACTTTATTCAAACCTCCATTTGATAATAACCGGATTATATTCGATAATTTCATCGTCCGGCCCATCAAATGTAAGCGCTTGCCAACCAGGCCGGCAAGCTTCTTCAGCAACGATTATTGTGTTTAAACAACGATCTCGCTCCCGGCACCACACTGCAACGGTTAACGGTTAAATACCGCACGGTAAGCTCCATTGCCGCAGGTGACGCCAAGCACCTGCCTGCCCTCACCATCCAGTGCAATTCCCTTCCAGCGGACTGCCCCAAGCGCCTCATGCTCCCACTTGTCCCAGCTGCTTCCCCCGTCCCGGCTCCAGACAAGCGCTGCTTCCGTGCCGGTCCGGACCATTGGCTCTGAGGCTGCGAGCAGCAGATCTTCGCCATGCTCTCCGCGGCCTACCGCCAGGGCCGAGATATTGAAGGGAGTGCCGTCTGCAGCTCCGGCCGGGGGGAACAGCCGGTGCCAGCTTTGGCCGCCATCGCTGCTGCGCCACAGCCCCTCCGAGATGAAGCCGGCATAGATTGTGTCCGGATGATTCGGGGAGTATGCTACGGTGTTCAGCACCGACGCGGGCCCCCTTTGCAGAAACGGAAGCCCCCCGCCAATGTTATCCCAGGTGTCACCGCTGTCCAAGGACTGCCAAATCCCCTCAGTGGCTTCACCCGCCATCAGCTGCCCCGCCCTATGCGGGCTGGCATCCATCAGCTGGTTGGAGCCGCAGGCATTCTTGACCTGATAGACAACTACAGACAGCAGCTCCGCTTCTATCCAGCGCTTCCGGTGCGGCAGTGATGTTACATGGTGCGGAGGGCTGAATCCGGTCTGTTCCCAAGCGGCTACGCCATCCCGGGAACGGTAGATTCCGGCACCGGCGCTGATCTCCCCATCCACATAAGCATAATAGGTTCCCGGCTGCCGGATATCCTCGCGCAGTGCTTGTATGAACGTCCCGGGGCCCAGGGCCAGCACAGCCTCAGCCTTACTCCCACCATCGCGGCAAGCAGCAATGCAGGCACTCCGGTCATGGCCGATCAGGCCATACAGATATAAGCCCGGCTCTGCGGCAGACAGGAGGACCGCCGAGCTTCCCGAATAGCCGCGCAGTCCCGGCAAATTGCGGAAGCTCCGCCCGCCATCCTCTGTCACCTTCGGGGAATGATCAGCCATCGTGACGCAGAACTTGCCGGGCTGATGCCTGTCTGCGGCGACGGCCTCCATGCAGGTCGTCTCAAGCCCGCGGAACTCCCCGGCCTTCCAGCTGAAACCGCCGTCTTCGCTGACCGCGACCCCGTACCAATTGCAGAGATAGAGCCGGCCTGGAGTGAAGCGGTCCACGATAATCTTGGAGATTGCCCAGCCGGCAGCCGAGGCGCGGGAGCCGCCGGAGAAGCCGTCCATGTATGCCGGGAAGCCGCTGAAATCCTCATCCTTATGATGATGAAGAAGCCGCCACTTAGCCCCGCTATCCTCTGACACATATAGCGGAACCGGCGGGAGACCCGCCATCTGCGGCCGCAGATCCGGCGCAGTGTACCAGCGCTGCGGATCATGCCCGTCCTGAACAACGGTGCCATACCGCTGTTCACCCTGCAGCAGCCCTTCTCCGGCAGACTGCCAGGACACCCCGCCGTCCGCGCTGCACCTAATGCCGCCCCAGATACAGGCGGCAAGCATGCGCTGCGGATCCCGGCTGCCGAAGCCCAGCTCGGCGAAGCTGGGACCTTGAGCCAGCAGCTCCCACGTCTGCCCGGAGTCGCGGCTGATGTACAGCTTGCCCGCCTTGCCCCGGGGCCGGTCCTGCAGCAGGCCCAGGATGCCATACTTCCCCGTATCGGCATAATCCATATTCAGCTCATCGTCACTGATCGTTCCGGCGTAGATCACCCCTTTCACGCCCGGGTGAAAGGCCACACAGCCGAAGCGATCCTCCGGAAGGCTGCTCTGCTCCCAGCTCTCACCCTCATCCCGGCTGATCCATAATCCGCCGGTATAGCCGCCAGCGGCCACAATCCCCGGATGGAAAGGGTCTACGGCAATTACTTCACCGTACATTCTCGTCGGACCGTTGCCGTAGAACCCCATCCCCCCGCATACCTCATACCAGCTGTTCCCGCCATCCGCCGATTTGTGTACAGAGCCGTAGAAGATCTGGCTCCGCACTTCACCGGAGCAGCGGAACATCACCTCCGGGTGATACCTGCTGACAGCGAAGCTCTGTACCTGATGATGGTACGCTGCCGTCATCCCCTTATTCAGGCTCTCCCAGCTCATCCCGCCGTCCCTGCTGCGGAATACACCCGCTACATCACATCGGGCGTACAGTATCCGGCTGTCTGCCGGATGCTGAAGCAGGCCGGTAATATACCCGCCTCCGCCCAGTGCCGCCGGCGACCATGCTCCCGCCGGGCTGATTGATTGCAACATAGAATCCACACCTCTCTTGTAGTACGGTCTGCTTAAGCATACCTTGCAGCCCCGGCCTGCGGGCAGCCCCGGGAGCAACGAAATATACCGCTCAGCACGGTAGATGCTATTGTGAAGTGAGCGAGCGCTCTCCCAGATATCCACCCATTGCTCACATAATGATTTTTAATCCAGCGTTACGGACATAGGAGACCTTAAGCCTGTGAATAACACTCAAGTGCTGGTCCTTACGGACATCAGCGCCGTTAATTTACAAGAAAAGCGGAGATATCAGGTGAAAACTGGTGAATAAGGGCTGTGATGTCCGCAAGCCTGCCAAATAGGCCTATTTTGAGCTGATAAGGGCCGTGATGTCCGTTAGCAATACAGATAGCGTCACATCTGTACTTCTGTCAATAGAGTGGACACGGAAAAACAGGTCATTTTGCAAGTTTTAGATTACGGTAGTATAGGGATTCGAAGCGATCCGGAGACAGGTATCCCAGTTTACTGTGGATTCGCTTCCGGTTGTAAAAGAACTCAATGTATTGAAACAGTTGGTGTTCAGCTTCTTTTTGCGTCTCAAACTTTCTGCGGTAAATGAGTTCCCGTTTCAGAATGCTGTGGAACGATTCAATGCAAGCATTGTCGTAGCAGTTTCCACGGCGGCTCATGCTACGAATCATATGGTACTCTTTCAGCTTTTTCCGGTAGTCTGCAGAGGCGTACTGGCTTCCCCGGTCTGAATGGTGGATCAGTCCCTTCCCCGGCTGCTGAGCCTCGTAGGCCCTCGCTAGCGCGCCAGATACCAGTTCCACTTTCATCCGGTTCCCTAGCTTCCAGCCTACAATCTTACGCGTAAATAAGTCTAATACGCTTGCCAAATAGACCGTGCCTTGGCGTGTTCGGATGTAGGTAATATCCGTTACCCATACCTGGTTCGGTTGGGTACACACATCAAAATGCTGGTTTAGCCAGTTGGGGGCAATCGGGAAATCATGGTTGGAATCCGTCGTCTGGACATTGAATTTTCTCATGGCTTCGGAACGGAACTTATGCGCCCGCATGAGTCGGCCTACGGTTTTTTCACCCACCGTAAACCCTTCTTCTTGCAGCTTTTTGGTGATTTTCGGACTGCCATAGATTTTATCGTTATCGTAAAAGTGGTACTCAATGCGCTTCACCAACTGCTCCTGTCGTTTCTTTCGGTCACTGGGAGGGGTCTTTCGCCATTTATAGTAGCCGCTGCGGGAGACGCCAAGTACGCTGCACATCTTCTCAATCCGGAACATGGAACGGTGTTCCTCAATAAACTGAAACCCTAGCTCCGGTCTTTGCTGAAGATGTGCATGGCTTTTTTTAAGATGGCGATCTCCTCTTCCAGATCCTTATTCTTTTGCTCGAGGTCCACAATCTGTTGTTCTTGGCTACGCAGCCGGCCACTGCCTACAAACGGTTCATCGGGGAACTGACGGTACGTGCTCATCCAACCCTTCAGTGTTCCTTTTGGAATATTGAGCTCGAGGGCAATCTCATCCATGGACTTCCGTTGTTCTTGGATGTACTTTACCGTTTCTTCTTTAAACTTTCGGTTATATCGCTTCCGTTCTGACACGGCGTTCACCTCTTCTGGCATTTATTCTATTATCCATGGGTTGGGTTTGCCGTGTCCACTTATTAGTCTACTTCAATCCGGCTTCCATCTGTACATAGTGGCATAATTTCGCGCTCAACTGGCTAAATCCACAACAAAAAAACTGAACCCCGTCACCAGGATTCAGTCCGTTCACATTTCTCTGCTATCATGCTCAACTCAGCTTTGCTCAGTACCCGCTGCTGCCCGTCACTTCCAAAGTTAGCCCACCAGCACTCCATCCTCCAGATGGAGCACCCGGTCACACCACTCCAGCATCCGCTCGTCATGGGTTACCATGACAGCAGCTTTACCTTCGCTTCGGACCTCATCCGCGATCATCCGCACCACTTCCCGGCCGCGGCTGTAATCGAGACTCGCCGTCGGCTCATCCGCGAACAGGATCGCCGGTTTGTTCATCCAGGCCCGGGCAATGGCGACACGCTGCTTCTCCCCGCCGGACAGATGCTCGGGATACACGTTGCGGCGCTCCCAGATTTCCAGGCGTTTCAGCAGATAAGCCGCGCGAACCTTAGCTTCCTTCGTGCTAATCTTGGCCAGCTTGGCCACATAGAGCAGCTGCTCCTCGACTTTGAGGAATGGCAGCAGCTGGGCACTCTGGAACATGAAGCCGATCTTGTGCAGACGAAGCTCAGTTAAGCCCCCCTTGTCCTTGCCGCTGAGCGATTCGCCGTCGATGACAATTTCACCGCTGGTTGGGGTCAGCAGCGCACCGGCTGCGGAGAGGAAGGTGCTTTTGCCGGAACCGGAAGGTCCTAGTACAGCTACGAATTCACCTTCATTCACTGTAAAATCAAGGTTCTTCAGTACGGTCAATGCCCCGTCTCCGTCCCCGTAGGTTTTGGTTACTTGCTTCATCACCAGCTTGGCGCTCATGCTCCAGTCCTCCCTATCGCTTCCAAGGCATCCACCTTGGCTACTCTTGCTACAGATATCAGTGAACCCAGCAGCGACATGCCGATGAACAGCAGACTGGTCAGCAGCATCGTCTTGCCATCCAGTTGGAAGGGCATCGTATCCGGCAGCCCCATGTTCATGCCTAACGTAAGCAGCAGACTCAGCGCCAGACTCACAACCGACAGCATCAGCACTTGACCGACCACACTCCAGGCCAGATAGGACATCTTGGTGCCCATCGCCTTCAGGATGCCGAACTGGCTGGTCTTCTGAATCGTAATGACGTAGAAGAACACCGCCAGCACTACTGCAGCAATAATGAACAGGAACGCGATCATCATCAGCAGGGAGTTCTGTTCAGCAGCATAACCGGGAACACTTGCGATCGCCTGCTTAAGCGTAATCACCTCAACATTATTCAGCTGTCCGGCAATTTCGTTCGCTTGAGCCTTCGATACATCCAGTGCAATTGCATTATAA encodes:
- a CDS encoding glycosyl hydrolase; the encoded protein is MKWLHVCLAFALFAASIILPPPVSQAAGENLLSNPGFEAGDVSWEKWGSPVVTTAEHHGGAKSLQVKRNTGGASAAVAVQEGKTYRVGLWVKFAAGGVTNAVIDLDAFGPQQTKEYLYFSGSGQWEYKQLLYTPGPGVQYIRFSFWNNTARDYYIDDALIRENVDIERPTTPGSWKAEHEPDSLKLSWAGSTDDMAVEAYQLSYKKTTDSGWNTVSVPHQQTVTSYTYTLQNLEPFTVYALMLRSKDTAGNTSDALMGLEATPGQNLLEGGDFETGAIEPWTGNGAVQTTVYGTYAGQYAAQLAVHSAISSPGIPVTGKGDYLVSYWSKSAAVPPEALTVSISVYAADSAAVLPLSTDTGSSWTRSETQLSAADSDVYMQITARNGTGGNQFLDQVFAGRLPELPDELAPAAPAGLRVKSADGVSAELEWLASTGPFGVRSYQISYKKTADTEWSRVTAPYIPGHSVYAYNLEGLSPESLYEIEVRAVSEGTAVSAAGTLQMATGKMFPVNPGASEETAALLDRLYATVGNAVYTGQHNYYEEPSLWYDTAAELSGYYPALWGSDFAYYTGGDFPALRQAMVDEAVVKGNAGSIVTLTYHQPRPMDVATAGWESVTGDVTEAQMTDIVTPGTALYHQWAAQVDEVAGYLAQLREAGIPVLWRPYHEMNAEFFWWGARPELFRQLWNNMFDRFTNLHGLDNLIWVWSPNAESSWAYDSAPYYPGHAAVDVLAMDIYNNDYRDTYYNKLVQLSGGRPIAIGENGELPDMDMLREKQPRYVYFMTWSGYLTDKNSLSAIQSLYSNPRARNNGETGNGPYVPPPADSYLIDDFEQYSGSDSSLRSKWQRNVSGNAATVTLDTYHLNSGTYGLKLDYTVGNPGYAGFYRSMGKEWPGMEAISFWLQPDGSNRQLAVQFHETNGEVWEASIPVQGTTPVMVSIPFTAFLRPGWSTGGNGIIDLGSIKEFAFYIAQGNGTQGSGTLYIDDVKAVKLPE
- a CDS encoding IS3 family transposase; amino-acid sequence: MEEHRSMFRIEKMCSVLGVSRSGYYKWRKTPPSDRKKRQEQLVKRIEYHFYDNDKIYGSPKITKKLQEEGFTVGEKTVGRLMRAHKFRSEAMRKFNVQTTDSNHDFPIAPNWLNQHFDVCTQPNQVWVTDITYIRTRQGTVYLASVLDLFTRKIVGWKLGNRMKVELVSGALARAYEAQQPGKGLIHHSDRGSQYASADYRKKLKEYHMIRSMSRRGNCYDNACIESFHSILKRELIYRRKFETQKEAEHQLFQYIEFFYNRKRIHSKLGYLSPDRFESLYYRNLKLAK
- a CDS encoding transposase gives rise to the protein MPEEVNAVSERKRYNRKFKEETVKYIQEQRKSMDEIALELNIPKGTLKGWMSTYRQFPDEPFVGSGRLRSQEQQIVDLEQKNKDLEEEIAILKKAMHIFSKDRS
- a CDS encoding ABC transporter ATP-binding protein, whose product is MSAKLVMKQVTKTYGDGDGALTVLKNLDFTVNEGEFVAVLGPSGSGKSTFLSAAGALLTPTSGEIVIDGESLSGKDKGGLTELRLHKIGFMFQSAQLLPFLKVEEQLLYVAKLAKISTKEAKVRAAYLLKRLEIWERRNVYPEHLSGGEKQRVAIARAWMNKPAILFADEPTASLDYSRGREVVRMIADEVRSEGKAAVMVTHDERMLEWCDRVLHLEDGVLVG